In Daphnia pulicaria isolate SC F1-1A chromosome 9, SC_F0-13Bv2, whole genome shotgun sequence, the genomic stretch GGGTGAGCTTTTACCATATAGCCGGGCTTTGTCAATTGTGTGGCTATACTTGTACATACAAGggcttttgaaatttacatcAGCATAGCCATTATCAGttcaaagaactttgaagTGCAATTGCGCCCGTTGGCTGGTCcgttttttccattttgtatGTTTAACCGAGCTCACGTAGAgtatttaaaagaattaaacgTGTAAAATACGTTTCGCAGCTCAATACTTTGTGTCGAGCAATTTGCGGTCAACTCCTTTTACCTTCCGGCGGCCATTCGCTGATAAATCAGTCAgcgacttttcttcttctgcccaTCTGAAATCATTTGGCTCCATTCAAAATTTTACGTTTCTTCTAGAGTCCTGTGCATGCACTTGTATATAGGGGAGATGAAATATGGCGTGAATGTCACGCACTGCGGTTCGTTCACCAACAAGTCAAAAAGCTCATCAACATGATTATAGTAGGGTTTCCCTTCGTTTCCTATGTGGCATAACAGTTTGGGACTGTACAGGGCCGTCTCTCATCCTGGCGTAACGAACCGACATGTGCGAACGCCGTCTACTTATTTATTACGCAGCACGATGGAAATCGAAAATGATGGTAATCGCTGTATGGGCAGCGCAAACCGTGTGTTCAATTATACCTCCTGGGAAAAACTGCTGGCCAAGCGAACTCGAGCGatgaaaagaattttaaaatgaacaattttttcgATGGAGGGGGAGAGTCTTTTTAACCGCGACCTTGGTGCTCGACCGCAAAAGATAGTTGTGCGTCTAACTAGTATCTATAAGTACCGTCATCTGCGTTATTACATCACTGCTGCGCATCCggatggatggaaaaaaaacacgactGCAATGACCGAATGCCCTTCGGCTTAGCTTGTCCTACCATTTTTGTGTCGTGTATACAAGAAATCTGAATGCGTTTACAAATGTATttccacttgaaatgatttcaattttttaaccaGACACACAAAACAGCAAATCCCTCCCAAAAGTAAAAAGCAAACCCCAAATCCTTGCAGCAAAATAAGTTATTCATAAaaccagaaaacaaaaatgtttagaCCAAACAGTTCTGCGGGACGAATGGCGGGGGATTCAATAAAAGTACGGGTTGACAAAATCGGGATGGTAGGGTCGGAAGTGGAATGGCGGTCTTCGTTGCTGGATATCGGCCGGATGGTATTGATACTGGCCGTATTTCATGGCGGGTGGCTGGTAGAATTGTTGCGGGTAATGGGCAGCAGCGTAAGGATCATGATGGAATTGCGGGTTGATCTTTTTGACGAAATTGGGCTGGGCCAAGATGATCTCGCCGTCGTTGGCCGATCCCCCAGCACCGGCCATCATCTCGGCCAGTTGTTCACGACTGACTAGGATCGCGTACGGACGCTGCTGAGGTGCTGATGGCGATTGGTACAATTGAGGAACGTTAAAGCCCCAATGTTTGCCGTGGCCGGAACCCAATGGCCGGTTGGGACGGTTGCCATATTGTCCTAAATCATTTACAATTCAATTTAagctttttctcctttttatttccgaATGATTTTTAATTACCTCCGGGATAACCACCTCCGGGATAACCACCTCCGGGATAACCACCTCCTGGTTGAGGGTATCCAGCTCCGGGGTAGGCGCCAGGATATCCACCTTGTTGAGGGTAGCCACCGCCTGGATAGCCTCCGCCTGGATAGCCTCCGCCCGGATAACCAGCGCCGGGATAGCCCCCCTGTTGAGGGTAGCCACCTGGATAGCCACCTGGATAACCTCCTGGGTAACCACCTTGTTGAGGGTAACCGCTTTGAGGATAACCGCCTTGAGCTgatcaataacaaaaaagaatgaaaatgatAATTCGCCAATTGTGTTAGATATAAACAATCGTCCAAGTTTATACCAGGGTAGCCTCCAATAGCTCCGCCAATCAAAGTTCCCAAGATTCCGCCCAGTTGACTTCCGGCTTGCTTGTCATCGGCATTCTCGGTCGGTCGTATCTCAGATTGTTGCTTTGATTCTTCCTTGTTCTCCTCTACGACTTTCTTGTCTTGTTCCAGCTGTTGCTGTTTGATCAAGAGATCGGCGACTTGAGTCTTGATTCCTTCCGGCAGATTATCCATGTCGACAAATTGATTTCCCTGTCCGTCGTCGACGGCCATGCGAGTCAATTCCTGGGCCAGTCGAGCGTCAGACGAAACGATTTCTTCTCCGTTGGTTTGAAATGACGACTGCTGCCCGTCTTGGTGCTCTTTGATGGCCTGGATGACTTTTTGCTCTTGGATGAGCATCGCCTCCAATTCCGTTTTTTGTTCCGCCGTCAGCTGGACCTGATGTTTGGATGGATCGTTGGCTGCCTCTAGCGGATGCTCTTTCTGAAACTTGTTGCGGGCCTCTACTTGTTCTTCGTATTCTTTGTGAAGGGCGATGACCACTTGCTGTTTGATTTCACGCGGGAGTGCTTCAAACGGGATCTGCTCGGAATTTTCACCGACGATAATGGGAGCCGGAAGGACGATTTTGTTCTTATCGAATTCTTCCAATTGTTGTCTCACCTTAGTACGGGCTTGGACTTGTTCGTACTCGTTGTGCAGAGCTTCCACCACTTGTTGTTTAATTTCACGCGGGAGGGCTTCGAATGGGATCTGCTCAGAGTTTTCACCAATAATGACGGGTGCGGGCAGgacgattttatttttgtcaaattcctCCAGTTGTTGTCTCACCTTTGTCCGAGCTTGGACTTGCTCGTATTCGTTATGGAGGGCTTCAACCACTTGCTGTTTAATTTCCCGCGGGAGTGTTTCGAACGGGATCTGTTCGGAATTTTCACCTACGATGACGGGTGCGGGTAGAACAATTTTGTTCTTATCGAATTCTTCCAATTGTTGCCTGACCTTAGTACGGGCCTCCACTTGCTGTTCGTGTTCCTTGTGGAGGGCCTCGACGACTTGCTGTTTAATTTCACGCGGGAGCGTTTCGAACGGAACAATCTCGGAATTCTCGCCAACAATAACCGGGGCCGGCAGgacgattttatttttgtcgaaTTCTTCCAGTTGTTGCCTGACTTTGGTCCGGGCTTCCACTTGTTCTTCGTATTCTTTGTGAAGGGCTTCCACCActtgttgtttgatttcccGCGGGAGCGTTTCGAACGGGATCTGCTCGGAATTTTCACCTACGATGACGGGGGCCGGAAGAACAATCTTGTCCTTGTTGTTGTCAAATTCTTCAATTTGTTGCCTCACCTTGTTACGAGCCTCCACTTGCTGCTCGTGTTCCTTGTGGAGGGCCTCAACCACTTGCTGTTTGATTTCACGCGGGAGAGTTTCAAATGGAATTTGCTCGGAATTTTCACCGACGATGACAGGAGCGGGTAGGACGATCTTGTCTTTGTGGTTGTCGAATTCTTCGATTTGTTGCCTGATTTTAGTACGAGCCTGAACTTGCTCGTACTCGTTGTGCAGAGCCTCGACCACTTGTTGCTTAATTTCCCGCGGGAGAGTTTCGAACGGGATCTGCTCGGAATTTTCGCCAACAATGACCGGAGCCGGAAGGACGATCTTGTTCTTATCGAATTCTTCCAATTGTTGCCTCACCTGGGTCCGGGCTTGGACTTGCTCGTATTCGTCGTGAAGGGCTTCGACCACTTGTTGCTTAATTTCACGCGGGAGCGTTTCAAATGGGATCACCTCCGAGTTTTCGCCAACGATGACGGGTGCGGGCAggacgattttatttttatcgaattCTTCCAATTGCTGTTGGACCTTGTTGCGGGCCTCCACTTGTTCGTGTTCCTTGTGAAGGGCCTCAACGACTTGCTGTTGAATTTCCCGGGGCAAAGTGTCGAACTGGATCACCTCTGAATTCTCGCCGACGATGACGGGAGTCGGAAGGACGATGGGCGCATCCGCCTTGACATCGGAATCGACTGGGGCAGCCTCACATCCGACCGCAATCAACtagaacaaaattcaaattaaattcggTCAAACGTGAAAGACAATTAATTCCAATAAAAATTGTACCGTGAGGAAGAGGACGGCAACTTTCAAGTTGCTGATTGCCATGGCCgctacgtgtgtgtgtttctattATTAGAATAGAACTGTAGAACTATAGCTGATTCCTCGACAAGTCTCCGCAAACGTATGGCCACTCTGCTCGCCAAATTGTCCCTTATATAGTAAGCAGTGCACAGCGGCAACAGCAGAGTGGGCACACGCACACGTCGAttagtgtgtatatatatcccCCTTCATTTTTCACGGCCAGTACCGCCGAGAATATACAAGACGgaggaaaaaggggggaggaagAATGGGTGGGAATGTATAAGGAGGAGTGCAGCGCAAAACTATAAAGAATAACAAGCACAGCTGTTGAACAACAGCCCAATATAGGTGTAATGGTAATAGCGCCAGAGCCAAAGGGGGGGAGTCTTATATCTGCTGGATATCTCTCTACCAGCAACTGCTGGTGAAAGGAGTTTTGGAAAGATTTATTTAACTTATTCCAGTTATAGTACAACAGCGGTCTGAAAATGTTTCCTAGGCCCCTCTCTCATCTCTCGTAACTGTAGAGTGTTTTCTTCGTGACTGCCAGGAATTTAACCAACCAAATCTAGCGGCCAATGACCTCTTCTTTCCAGGCTGAATGGACTGATTCTTATTTTATCCCATAAAGTCCCTGGCGTCCGttaattctttaatttattcaCCAACTTGTTTCTCTCGACTCAGACCAATAACGATCAAAGGATGTcgataaaatgtaaaaattgttTCTCCCCACTCGACTATAAAACCTTTTTCACCTTGAACTCGGTGATGAGATCCCGCACCCAGCACCGAATAGTTTCAACACTTTGTTCTCGGTCGAATATAATCAGGTAATAAACCAAGACAACTGCTGGTTTAATATCGGCGACTGATTATTTCGACCGAGCTCACGACTGATCttcccttttgtgtgtgtgtggtgaagcacgaaattatttttcacggccacgtataatttgtttttttaattagagtcGAACAAATGAAATTCGTAGACCAAGGTCTTCACAGTTAGAGATATAGTATAAACATGTGTGTATTCTTCAGTGGAAAATACAGGACCCCAATTATATTGCATTCAATATAATAACCAAACGAATCATTATTATCAATCAATGAGCATATAGTTTCAATAAAAACCTCCTCCCCCGTCTACCAGATTTCCAAAGTCTTTGGCCATTTTGATGTTAAAAACGATAACGGTCGAGTGCGGAAGCGGCGGATGGTTTGGGGTAGTAGCCGAAGGGCcttggctgttgttgtgtgATTGTTGTTGGCGGTTGGAATCGTCCAGCTGGGCCGAATTTCTCGCTAGTGAGGGGTTGATATTGCTGAGACTGGAGGAATTGCTGGTAATAGGCGGCCAAAGGATTAGCGGATTGGTAAAACTGTTGAGGTTTAGGTTGTTGTCTGTTGTAACTGCTGGGCTGGCCGAAATGATAGCCGGGCAtaggtccagcagcagcagcagcattcagGGATAAGGGATAAACGAATTCGGCCAGGGTAGGATCAGCGGCCAACAAAGTGGCCAATTGTTCGCGACTGACGATGACACCATGGGGTCGTTGGGGACGGTTGCCATAGGACTGTCCCACTCCTGGATAGGCAGGGTAACCGTAACCATGGTGATGATGTTGGTAATGTCCTCCGCCGGGATAACCTCCGTATTGCTGTCCGTATTGAGGATATCCGCCATACTGGGGCCGGTAGCCACCGTGGTAGTTGCCTataatcacgaaaaaaaacaaatgaatgattaaacaaattcaatttgggAGATGAGAAATTATTTGGTTTACCGCCGTATCCACCGTATCCGCCGTAATTAGCTCCAGGGTTGCCGTAAGCTGTAGAAATATTCAAAGAGAAAATCGTGTTAGTCTAATGAGATAACCGGAAATGTGGatacaaaattatttcaattgtaTACCTGGATAGCCTCCGACAGCTCCGCCAATCAAACTACCTAAAAGTCCTCCCACTTGGCTGCCGTGCTGTTTGATGAGCGTAGGTGAGACCGGGACGGATggcttgttgttttcttccgcTTCCACCTTGATCTGCTCCTTGACGAGATCGTCCAATTGCATTTGTTCCTCATCCTGTTGTTGCCTCATCAAATAGCTGGAAACGGGTTCCCGGAGCTCGGCGGGAAGTTCGGCCAAGTCGAGGTACTGGTTACCATCTTCATCTTCGACGGCCATGCGGGTCAACAGCTCGGCAATTCCGGACGCCAATTCCGGATCGAACGTTTCGTCTTCCGATAATTGTGGCCCATCTTCTAATAGGTCGTCTTGTTTGAATTCCGGTTGCACCTGTTGCGCTTTCTTTTCAGACTGTTGTTTCCTCTCCTGGGACAATCGGTACTGGGTGTTCAACAGCTTCATGACCTCATCACGGGCGTCGGCCGGCAATTGCTCGGCGTTGACGACAAAAGGTCCCTCACCTTTGATGCTCTTTCCCGATTCGAGTTGGGCCTTGTATTCGTCGTTTtcgtttgatttcttttggtcGACGGTATCCTCTTTCTTCTGGTCGGCATCCGAACTGGCCGTATATTGCGTCACCAATAGCAACAActaatttttccaaaaaattcaaaatttggtttttaaaataaagtcagagtttgaacaaaattttaataagaaaataccGTGCAGATGA encodes the following:
- the LOC124313114 gene encoding heavy metal-associated isoprenylated plant protein 32-like; translation: MTKAFLICTLLLLVTQYTASSDADQKKEDTVDQKKSNENDEYKAQLESGKSIKGEGPFVVNAEQLPADARDEVMKLLNTQYRLSQERKQQSEKKAQQVQPEFKQDDLLEDGPQLSEDETFDPELASGIAELLTRMAVEDEDGNQYLDLAELPAELREPVSSYLMRQQQDEEQMQLDDLVKEQIKVEAEENNKPSVPVSPTLIKQHGSQVGGLLGSLIGGAVGGYPAYGNPGANYGGYGGYGGNYHGGYRPQYGGYPQYGQQYGGYPGGGHYQHHHHGYGYPAYPGVGQSYGNRPQRPHGVIVSREQLATLLAADPTLAEFVYPLSLNAAAAAGPMPGYHFGQPSSYNRQQPKPQQFYQSANPLAAYYQQFLQSQQYQPLTSEKFGPAGRFQPPTTITQQQPRPFGYYPKPSAASALDRYRF